The following proteins are co-located in the Paenibacillus sp. FSL H8-0079 genome:
- a CDS encoding phage portal protein, translating to MTYKVIVDDKYDITKLVETITLKDSLDQIAYQANIRLAVSASSGLPSISPGMAVRISGVPFGEKSMVHLLHPAVIWEVESSNSGTKRLSLTVYDRMIYLEKSEDEFLLPKDQTATQRLKTYAKEWKIPYATLPETKTKLGKAVYRSQTIFSMMFADLKETAKSGGDMYHPRMMPGGLQLFKVGSNAKVYELDRLIDLTQMRTLEGAVTKVKVMAASESTSGKEVPSKVLAIEQNGVEELGTLQKLIEDDQVKSTTAAKKLAKSHLTGIQETFTISAPDVNTIRAGDAVLLKGLKLIVMSVSRDLSAGPGTMTLELGTVELVKRRYYLE from the coding sequence ATGACCTACAAGGTCATTGTCGACGACAAATATGACATCACCAAGCTGGTGGAGACCATTACGCTGAAGGACTCGCTGGACCAGATTGCGTATCAGGCCAACATCCGGCTGGCGGTGTCTGCGTCTTCCGGTCTGCCTTCGATCTCACCAGGCATGGCGGTGCGAATTAGCGGGGTTCCTTTTGGTGAAAAATCCATGGTTCATCTGTTGCATCCTGCGGTCATCTGGGAGGTGGAGAGTTCCAATAGCGGCACCAAGCGGCTGTCTCTCACGGTGTATGACCGGATGATTTATCTGGAAAAGTCGGAGGATGAGTTCCTGCTGCCGAAGGATCAGACCGCTACGCAGCGACTAAAAACCTACGCCAAAGAGTGGAAGATTCCATACGCTACATTGCCAGAAACCAAGACAAAGCTGGGAAAAGCTGTGTATCGGTCACAGACGATCTTTTCGATGATGTTTGCTGATCTGAAAGAAACGGCAAAGTCCGGCGGGGACATGTACCATCCACGGATGATGCCCGGTGGGTTGCAGCTCTTCAAGGTCGGAAGTAATGCAAAGGTGTATGAGCTGGATCGACTGATTGATCTAACCCAGATGCGTACGCTCGAAGGGGCGGTTACCAAAGTTAAAGTCATGGCAGCTTCGGAGTCCACGAGTGGCAAAGAGGTCCCTTCCAAAGTGCTCGCGATTGAGCAGAATGGTGTGGAAGAACTGGGCACATTGCAAAAGCTGATCGAAGACGATCAGGTGAAATCAACAACCGCCGCGAAAAAACTGGCGAAAAGTCATCTGACGGGTATTCAGGAGACCTTTACGATATCCGCACCGGATGTGAATACGATTCGCGCCGGGGACGCAGTGTTGTTGAAAGGATTGAAGCTAATCGTGATGTCGGTCAGCCGTGATCTGTCTGCCGGACCTGGAACGATGACGTTGGAGCTGGGGACGGTTGAGCTGGTGAAAAGGAGGTATTACCTTGAATAA
- a CDS encoding LysM peptidoglycan-binding domain-containing protein, protein MSFTLKDGNTPFQFPVNPEEVNISRSKGYETVNMLEHGEFDFAQGEKVKEITFSSFFPKRFDPSYCMDEKSFLDPRVAMNVLNTFLISKKPLRFIISETGVNVPVFIVSLNSSFRGGETGDIYFDLTLRTWRDSKVEKVGSAASGSKSGSRTDLKKSSKTYTVKSGDSLSKIAKLELGSSSKWNEIYKLNAKIIGSDPNRIKPGQKLVMP, encoded by the coding sequence ATGTCATTTACGTTGAAGGACGGCAACACTCCATTTCAATTCCCAGTGAACCCTGAAGAAGTTAATATTTCCAGGTCTAAGGGATATGAAACGGTCAATATGTTGGAGCATGGCGAGTTTGATTTTGCACAAGGGGAGAAGGTGAAGGAGATCACCTTCTCTTCTTTTTTTCCCAAAAGATTTGATCCGTCCTATTGCATGGATGAAAAATCTTTTCTAGATCCACGTGTGGCGATGAATGTGCTGAACACCTTTCTGATCTCCAAAAAGCCGCTGCGTTTCATCATTTCAGAGACGGGCGTGAACGTACCTGTTTTTATTGTTTCGCTTAATTCGAGCTTTCGTGGGGGGGAGACAGGGGATATTTATTTTGACCTGACCCTGCGAACATGGCGGGATTCTAAGGTGGAAAAGGTGGGCTCTGCGGCATCCGGGAGCAAGTCAGGCTCTCGTACCGATTTGAAAAAGAGTAGCAAGACCTACACCGTCAAATCTGGCGACTCCCTGTCCAAAATAGCAAAGCTGGAGCTGGGCAGCAGTTCCAAATGGAACGAGATCTACAAGCTGAACGCGAAGATCATCGGGAGTGATCCAAACCGGATCAAGCCCGGGCAAAAGCTGGTGATGCCATGA
- a CDS encoding phage tail tube protein encodes MLDASRVILGTHGQLHIDGVWQTNINKLEASVEIEKRELNLVGNDWKVHKNGAKKGTGTMTGYKVTSDMIQRGFTKFEIISKLNDPESYGHESVLLKGCMVDKIQLANWTAGEEVPEETGFTFEGFELLNPIVAN; translated from the coding sequence ATGTTGGATGCGTCAAGAGTGATTCTCGGTACCCATGGTCAGCTGCATATCGATGGTGTGTGGCAGACAAACATTAACAAGTTGGAAGCGAGTGTGGAGATTGAAAAGCGTGAGCTGAACCTGGTCGGTAACGACTGGAAGGTGCACAAAAACGGCGCGAAAAAAGGAACAGGCACGATGACGGGTTACAAAGTCACTTCCGATATGATCCAGCGCGGCTTCACCAAATTCGAGATCATTTCCAAGCTGAATGACCCTGAATCGTATGGACATGAGAGTGTTTTGCTGAAAGGTTGCATGGTGGACAAAATCCAACTTGCCAACTGGACAGCGGGTGAGGAAGTACCGGAGGAAACAGGCTTTACGTTTGAAGGATTTGAATTGCTGAATCCGATTGTGGCGAACTAA
- a CDS encoding DUF2634 domain-containing protein — translation MPSLFPETGVVWGDEEDLSGAASDEVRFGWSWRFDYDAGDFVLTPSGKVAAAGGHEAWVQWCIKAVKTPRYRHVIYSRNYGSELEDLVGQGDSRGVMESEITRMVTETLLADPRTESVDQFTFDWNREQCMFSCRVASVQEEMFILESEVI, via the coding sequence ATGCCTAGTTTGTTTCCGGAAACGGGTGTGGTCTGGGGAGATGAGGAGGATCTGTCGGGGGCGGCTTCGGATGAGGTACGCTTTGGATGGAGCTGGCGATTTGATTACGATGCAGGGGATTTTGTACTGACCCCAAGTGGCAAAGTAGCCGCGGCTGGTGGGCATGAAGCCTGGGTGCAATGGTGCATTAAGGCAGTGAAAACGCCACGTTACAGACATGTGATCTATTCCCGAAACTATGGTTCGGAGCTGGAGGATCTGGTGGGTCAGGGTGATAGCCGAGGTGTGATGGAAAGTGAGATTACCCGGATGGTGACGGAAACGTTGCTGGCTGATCCACGCACGGAATCGGTAGACCAGTTCACGTTTGATTGGAATCGGGAGCAGTGCATGTTCTCGTGTCGGGTGGCGAGTGTGCAGGAAGAGATGTTTATTCTGGAAAGTGAGGTGATCTGA
- a CDS encoding phage tail sheath subtilisin-like domain-containing protein has product MAGGTWEQTNRPVLPGLYMNFQAAASSAIQAGTRGTVVVPIKANWGPAGTFVEVGSEAAIERIYAANVLDNGTAYTSLKLALLGGPKKLLAYRVASAAAKAATLTLKDSSDANVLQLDAKYPGDRANGFYVTIQPGVIDNTKHEVRLFEGNRMLYALLTADITAASLAKEINADERNVWVTAQAIGDGTGAVATVAGAAFKGGVSGNDDLTNAEYIAVQGALEGEQFDVLALDQAADAPLLASFAAWVKRVRSEGKPVMAVFGGSVADDTSATAAQKAAARSLALNHEGVINVGTGVRLGDAFYSSAETSAYVAGLIAGQRLNQSTTYAATPFDDVTRRWTRAEQEQAVQNGVFIFFHDGRQVKALRGVNTLVTPAAGQNNAWKKIRSIRVLDAINTDLQRSAEDTYIGKVNNTEEGRQALISAMKAYLALLAQSNVIEADGYDVILDPAYYGAAPVLKPEADQVFLQWNVKLTDVMEQLFGTFYVQ; this is encoded by the coding sequence ATGGCAGGTGGAACTTGGGAGCAAACGAATCGTCCGGTCCTTCCGGGCTTATATATGAATTTTCAGGCGGCAGCATCTTCGGCCATTCAAGCGGGTACGCGGGGAACGGTCGTTGTGCCGATCAAGGCCAACTGGGGTCCGGCAGGGACTTTTGTTGAGGTAGGGAGTGAAGCGGCAATTGAACGTATCTATGCGGCAAATGTGCTGGACAACGGTACGGCTTATACGTCCTTGAAGCTCGCCCTGTTGGGTGGACCGAAGAAGTTGCTCGCTTATCGTGTAGCAAGTGCTGCGGCCAAAGCAGCCACGCTTACTTTGAAGGACAGCAGTGATGCCAATGTGCTGCAGCTGGATGCGAAGTATCCGGGGGATCGTGCAAATGGATTCTACGTCACCATCCAGCCAGGCGTGATTGATAATACGAAGCATGAAGTGCGTCTCTTTGAAGGTAACCGGATGTTGTATGCGCTCCTGACAGCGGATATTACAGCAGCGTCTCTGGCGAAAGAGATTAATGCCGATGAACGAAATGTCTGGGTAACGGCGCAGGCGATTGGCGATGGTACAGGCGCGGTTGCTACTGTTGCGGGCGCGGCATTCAAAGGCGGCGTAAGTGGTAACGATGACCTGACCAATGCAGAGTACATTGCTGTACAGGGTGCGCTGGAAGGGGAGCAATTCGACGTCTTGGCTTTGGATCAGGCGGCTGATGCACCCCTGCTTGCGAGTTTTGCGGCATGGGTGAAACGTGTACGTAGTGAAGGCAAACCGGTGATGGCCGTATTTGGCGGTTCCGTAGCGGACGACACCTCAGCTACAGCAGCGCAAAAAGCGGCAGCACGTTCGCTTGCGCTGAACCATGAAGGTGTGATTAATGTTGGTACAGGCGTTCGCCTTGGAGATGCATTCTACAGCTCGGCGGAAACGTCTGCCTATGTTGCAGGTCTGATCGCCGGACAACGTCTGAACCAATCCACAACCTATGCAGCTACTCCGTTCGATGATGTGACACGTCGCTGGACGCGTGCAGAACAGGAGCAGGCGGTACAGAATGGCGTATTTATTTTCTTCCATGATGGACGTCAGGTGAAAGCACTTCGCGGTGTAAACACACTGGTAACGCCAGCCGCTGGACAGAATAATGCTTGGAAAAAAATCCGTTCCATTCGTGTGTTGGACGCCATTAACACAGATTTGCAGCGTTCTGCGGAAGATACGTATATCGGTAAGGTAAACAATACCGAAGAGGGTCGTCAGGCGCTGATTAGTGCCATGAAGGCCTATTTGGCGTTGCTTGCACAGAGCAATGTGATTGAAGCTGACGGTTATGATGTCATTCTTGACCCGGCGTATTATGGAGCAGCACCAGTTCTCAAACCGGAAGCGGATCAAGTATTCCTGCAATGGAATGTGAAGCTGACGGATGTGATGGAGCAGTTGTTTGGTACATTTTACGTGCAATAA